The Thermoplasmata archaeon genome window below encodes:
- a CDS encoding 50S ribosomal protein L37e, with the protein MTKGTASLGKMGVKSVHIRCRRCGRHSYHKRKGYCSSCGYGNTKKLRNFSWAKRH; encoded by the coding sequence ATGACAAAGGGAACCGCATCGCTCGGGAAGATGGGCGTCAAATCCGTCCACATCCGGTGCCGGCGCTGCGGGCGCCACTCGTACCACAAGCGCAAGGGATACTGTTCTTCGTGCGGGTACGGGAATACCAAGAAGTTGAGGAATTTCTCCTGGGCGAAGAGGCACTGA